In a single window of the Deinococcus aetherius genome:
- a CDS encoding CinA family nicotinamide mononucleotide deamidase-related protein, protein MLLAEIISVGTELLFGEIVDSNAAFLARELAARGVTLHRKSVLGDNLGRVTEAIKLALSRADLVILGGGLGPTDDDLTREAIAAVVGETPEVDPELLAWLEGLFTGRGRVMPEINRKQAWLIPSAEALPNAVGTAPGWLVRTNGKIIVALPGPPREMQRMWRDQVLPRLPLPDQALHAVTVHTQGVGEGNVAELLGDLTRQANPSVATYARRTGVDVRVAASAPTLEEAQALAAPVLETVRAGLARWTWGEDDDTLAGAVTRALNGRTLSVIEAGSGGALCLSLADEPGFLDAAITEDHARLITLGLTPVTLSTHGVVSEDGARELAAGAREHLGADVGLAVVTATRGEHTGHTYVAISADGVEKVTALNWPGDAGQVRERAATAALGLAFRALRPQEVGSAGGNA, encoded by the coding sequence ATGCTGCTAGCAGAAATCATCAGCGTGGGGACGGAGCTGCTGTTCGGCGAGATCGTCGACAGCAACGCCGCCTTTCTCGCGCGCGAACTCGCGGCGCGCGGGGTGACCCTGCACCGCAAGAGCGTGCTGGGCGACAACCTGGGGCGGGTGACGGAGGCGATCAAGCTCGCCCTGTCCCGCGCCGACCTCGTGATCCTGGGGGGCGGCCTCGGCCCCACCGACGACGACCTCACCCGCGAGGCCATCGCCGCCGTCGTGGGCGAAACGCCCGAGGTAGACCCGGAGCTGCTGGCATGGCTGGAGGGCTTATTTACTGGCCGGGGCCGCGTGATGCCCGAGATCAACCGCAAGCAGGCGTGGCTGATCCCGAGCGCCGAGGCCCTGCCCAACGCCGTTGGCACAGCGCCGGGTTGGCTTGTCAGGACGAATGGCAAGATCATTGTCGCCCTGCCCGGCCCGCCGCGTGAGATGCAGAGGATGTGGCGCGATCAGGTGCTGCCCCGCCTGCCTCTGCCCGATCAGGCCCTCCACGCCGTCACCGTCCATACCCAGGGCGTCGGGGAGGGCAACGTGGCAGAACTGCTCGGCGACCTGACCCGGCAGGCCAACCCCAGCGTCGCCACCTACGCGCGGCGGACGGGGGTGGACGTGCGCGTCGCAGCGAGTGCGCCCACTCTGGAGGAGGCGCAAGCCCTCGCCGCCCCCGTGCTGGAGACGGTGCGTGCAGGGCTCGCCCGTTGGACGTGGGGTGAGGACGACGACACCCTTGCCGGAGCCGTCACCCGCGCCTTGAATGGCCGCACCCTCAGCGTGATCGAGGCGGGGAGCGGCGGCGCCCTGTGCCTCTCCCTGGCCGACGAGCCCGGTTTTCTCGACGCGGCGATCACCGAGGACCACGCGCGGCTGATCACGCTGGGACTCACGCCCGTCACGCTGAGCACGCACGGCGTCGTGAGCGAGGACGGGGCGCGCGAACTGGCGGCGGGGGCGCGGGAGCACCTGGGGGCGGACGTGGGCCTGGCCGTGGTGACCGCCACACGCGGCGAGCACACCGGACACACCTACGTCGCCATCAGCGCGGACGGGGTAGAGAAGGTCACCGCCCTCAACTGGCCCGGGGACGCCGGACAGGTGCGCGAGCGGGCCGCGACCGCCGCCCTCGGCCTCGCGTTCCGGGCGCTCAGGCCGCAGGAAGTGGGCTCGGCGGGGGGGAACGCATGA
- a CDS encoding PIN domain-containing protein: MRYLLDTNTVSDILKRQPPVVARFRKVSPTSLAISTVTVMEVEYGFERKPAAREKFGGVWTALLGDLHVLPYDSRDAAFTARVRAYLAGLGKPIGPFDTQLAGVALARHLTLVTHNTAEFERVPDLTVEDWWRP; the protein is encoded by the coding sequence ATGCGGTACTTGCTGGACACAAATACAGTCAGTGACATTTTGAAACGACAACCGCCGGTCGTTGCCCGATTCCGAAAGGTCTCACCTACCTCTCTCGCCATCAGTACGGTCACCGTGATGGAAGTCGAATATGGCTTTGAGCGCAAGCCTGCCGCCCGAGAGAAGTTCGGTGGGGTCTGGACGGCGCTGCTCGGTGACCTCCACGTGCTGCCCTACGATTCACGTGACGCGGCGTTTACAGCGCGCGTTCGCGCCTACCTCGCAGGGTTGGGCAAACCTATCGGCCCTTTTGACACCCAACTTGCGGGGGTGGCCCTCGCCCGCCACCTGACGCTGGTGACCCACAACACGGCAGAATTCGAGCGCGTTCCCGACCTGA
- the recA gene encoding recombinase RecA: MSKDITKELGTPGDSKERTKAIETAMSQIEKQFGKGSIMRLGAESKLDVQTISTGSLSLDLALGVGGIPRGRITEIYGPESGGKTTLALSIVAQAQRAGGTAAFIDAEHALDPVYARSLGVNTDELLVSQPDNGEQALEIMELLVRSGAIDVVVVDSVAALTPRAEIEGEMGDSLPGLQARLMSQALRKLTAILSKTGTAAIFINQVREKIGVMYGNPETTTGGRALKFYSSVRLDVRKIGQPIKVGNDAVANTVKVKTVKNKVAAPFKEVELALVYGKGFDQLSDLVTLAADMDIIKKAGSFYSYGDERIGQGKEKAIAHIAERPEMEQEIRERVLASIKSGGAELPTVATVPAVAE, translated from the coding sequence ATGAGCAAGGACATCACCAAGGAACTCGGCACGCCCGGCGACAGCAAGGAGCGCACCAAGGCCATCGAAACGGCCATGAGCCAGATCGAGAAGCAGTTCGGCAAGGGCTCGATCATGCGGCTGGGCGCCGAGAGCAAGCTCGACGTGCAGACCATCAGCACGGGCAGCCTGAGCCTCGACCTGGCGCTGGGTGTGGGCGGTATTCCGCGCGGGCGCATCACCGAGATCTACGGCCCCGAGTCCGGCGGCAAGACCACCCTGGCCCTGAGCATCGTCGCGCAGGCCCAGCGGGCAGGGGGCACGGCGGCCTTTATCGACGCCGAGCACGCCCTCGACCCCGTGTACGCGCGGAGCCTTGGCGTGAACACCGACGAGCTGCTCGTGTCGCAGCCCGACAACGGCGAGCAGGCGCTGGAGATCATGGAACTCCTCGTGCGTTCGGGCGCTATCGACGTGGTGGTCGTGGACTCGGTGGCCGCGCTGACCCCCCGCGCCGAGATCGAGGGCGAGATGGGCGACTCGCTGCCCGGCCTGCAAGCCCGCCTGATGAGCCAGGCGCTTCGCAAGCTGACCGCCATTCTGAGCAAGACGGGCACCGCCGCCATCTTCATCAACCAGGTGCGCGAGAAGATCGGCGTGATGTACGGCAACCCCGAGACCACCACGGGCGGCCGGGCGCTGAAGTTCTACTCGTCGGTGCGGCTCGACGTGCGCAAGATCGGCCAGCCCATCAAGGTCGGCAACGACGCCGTGGCGAACACCGTCAAGGTCAAGACCGTGAAGAACAAGGTCGCCGCTCCCTTCAAGGAGGTCGAGCTGGCGCTGGTGTACGGCAAGGGCTTCGACCAGCTCAGCGACCTCGTGACCCTCGCCGCCGACATGGACATCATCAAGAAGGCCGGGAGCTTTTACTCCTACGGCGACGAGCGCATCGGCCAGGGCAAGGAAAAGGCCATCGCCCACATCGCCGAGCGCCCCGAGATGGAGCAGGAGATCCGCGAGCGCGTGCTGGCGAGCATCAAGAGCGGCGGCGCCGAACTGCCCACGGTGGCGACGGTGCCCGCCGTGGCGGAGTGA
- a CDS encoding type II toxin-antitoxin system Phd/YefM family antitoxin: MQTINLYEAKNQFSKLVDAVENGEVVIIARNGKPAVKLVPLSYGERTEWSPEVQRFLDSGEYDPDAFEIDRSDVLPAPERDLF, from the coding sequence ATGCAAACCATCAATCTGTACGAGGCCAAAAATCAGTTCAGCAAGCTCGTAGATGCCGTGGAGAACGGTGAGGTCGTGATTATCGCCCGCAACGGAAAGCCTGCCGTCAAGCTCGTGCCCCTCAGCTACGGCGAACGGACTGAGTGGAGCCCTGAGGTCCAAAGGTTTCTCGATAGTGGTGAATATGACCCTGACGCCTTTGAGATCGACCGGAGCGATGTTCTCCCTGCCCCAGAGCGTGACCTGTTCTGA
- the thpR gene encoding RNA 2',3'-cyclic phosphodiesterase has protein sequence MTRPTKIKLGKVSKPRPQVDAEPAQEPETPPQPQEAAPAPRQQRPPRQEDGHEGHERTLRMFYALKVPSDVAAPLAEAQRHLRGNWRPVRADQFHVTLAYLPSVPPERVADLKRLGARLTQDVPPLDIRLRGTGYFPNEGSPRVWFVKVEAEGLDDLANGLRQGLRDLGIETDDLPFRAHITLARKKGPAPRVPPLIFDLGWQAGNAALIRSTLRKTGPIYDTESTFRLRGEVRTAGPETVATSPPHPSPLSFGAVPAPPGEREQAQNPRAPLPIEETP, from the coding sequence ATGACCCGTCCGACCAAGATCAAGCTCGGGAAGGTGAGCAAACCGCGTCCTCAAGTGGACGCCGAGCCCGCCCAGGAACCCGAGACCCCGCCGCAACCGCAGGAAGCCGCACCCGCTCCTCGTCAACAGCGACCACCCCGGCAGGAGGACGGGCACGAGGGACACGAACGCACCCTCCGCATGTTCTACGCCCTCAAGGTTCCCAGCGACGTTGCCGCCCCCCTCGCCGAGGCCCAGCGGCACCTGCGCGGCAACTGGCGTCCGGTGCGTGCCGACCAGTTCCACGTCACTCTCGCCTACCTGCCGAGTGTGCCGCCGGAGCGGGTGGCAGACCTCAAACGACTCGGCGCGAGACTGACGCAGGACGTGCCGCCGCTCGATATTCGTCTGCGCGGCACCGGCTATTTTCCCAACGAGGGCAGCCCGCGCGTCTGGTTCGTGAAGGTGGAGGCGGAGGGGCTGGACGACCTTGCCAACGGGTTGCGGCAGGGTCTCCGGGACCTCGGGATCGAGACGGACGACCTTCCCTTCCGGGCCCACATCACCCTCGCTCGGAAGAAGGGACCGGCGCCGCGCGTGCCACCCCTGATCTTCGACCTGGGCTGGCAGGCGGGCAATGCCGCGCTGATCCGCAGCACCCTCCGTAAGACCGGCCCGATCTACGACACCGAGAGCACCTTCCGGCTGAGGGGAGAGGTAAGGACGGCAGGACCGGAGACGGTAGCCACGTCGCCCCCTCACCCCAGCCCTCTCTCCTTCGGAGCTGTACCAGCCCCACCAGGGGAGAGGGAGCAGGCCCAGAACCCACGAGCCCCCCTTCCCATTGAGGAGACGCCATGA